A part of Sandaracinaceae bacterium genomic DNA contains:
- a CDS encoding peptidoglycan-binding protein: MLKNGSKGEAVTALQKQLVTLGYAIKVDGDFGAGTEKAVLSLQGSFGYDTDGIVGPGTQGLIDAQIGYGWNATAPDAYEKAQKAQGKTVAAPVDKTAAAAKDGAPAKAAPAADKTAAAKTPDKGAAPAAAKAAPAKK; this comes from the coding sequence ATGCTGAAGAATGGTTCCAAGGGGGAAGCGGTCACGGCGCTGCAGAAGCAGCTGGTCACGCTGGGCTACGCCATCAAGGTGGACGGTGACTTCGGTGCCGGCACCGAGAAGGCCGTCCTGAGCCTGCAGGGTTCGTTCGGCTACGACACCGACGGCATCGTGGGCCCCGGCACGCAGGGCCTGATCGACGCCCAGATTGGCTACGGCTGGAACGCCACCGCCCCCGACGCCTACGAGAAGGCCCAGAAGGCCCAGGGCAAGACGGTGGCCGCGCCGGTCGACAAGACCGCCGCTGCTGCGAAGGACGGTGCCCCCGCGAAGGCCGCCCCGGCCGCCGACAAGACCGCCGCCGCCAAGACCCCCGACAAGGGCGCAGCCCCTGCCGCTGCGAAGGCCGCCCCCGCCAAGAAGTGA
- a CDS encoding PrsW family intramembrane metalloprotease, with the protein MHAPSPSPGARRVSPPGAPPGTALDARANRSYPRRVSLPDPERTRRHIGLGLYIIGMLLGFLQLIIWFVGLPVLAGQGAILAYMCMGAVLAFPAGVMYLTFPRLLDRYDPEPWYALLGCLFWGGIAACGFSVTINSLVGEGVANVYGAEAGEIVGAVICAPIVEEFWKGLAVFGMFYFLKREFDGIVDGIIYASFVALGFAAVENVLYYGRAAADGGLAGMGANFVLRGILFPWGHPVYTSMTGIGFGLAREGRHKAIRVLGPLVGYGLAVMLHAMWNGGATFAGMSEEGGAIFCFSILIWFAFVTAFIGMIIALVRRRGRILRAHLLDEVALGNITTTELDIVTSAFGLLNFRMKYGSQGAEFIRAIARLSLSKWHTTRAQSQNTHTVSMDFILPLRVKIAKGRQALAQRGYR; encoded by the coding sequence ATGCACGCACCGAGCCCCTCCCCTGGGGCTCGTCGCGTTTCACCACCCGGAGCCCCCCCGGGCACCGCGCTAGACGCCCGCGCCAACAGGTCATACCCTCGCCGCGTGTCTCTCCCTGATCCCGAACGCACGCGTCGGCACATCGGCCTCGGCCTCTACATCATCGGGATGCTGCTGGGCTTCCTGCAGCTGATCATCTGGTTCGTGGGGCTCCCCGTGCTGGCCGGTCAGGGCGCCATCCTGGCCTACATGTGCATGGGCGCGGTGCTCGCCTTCCCGGCCGGCGTCATGTACCTGACCTTCCCGCGCCTGCTGGACCGCTACGACCCCGAGCCGTGGTACGCGCTCTTGGGCTGCCTCTTCTGGGGCGGCATCGCGGCCTGCGGCTTTTCCGTCACCATCAACAGCCTGGTGGGTGAGGGCGTGGCCAACGTCTACGGCGCGGAAGCAGGCGAGATCGTGGGCGCCGTCATCTGCGCACCCATCGTGGAGGAGTTCTGGAAGGGCCTCGCCGTGTTCGGCATGTTCTACTTCCTCAAGCGCGAGTTCGACGGCATCGTGGACGGCATCATCTACGCCAGCTTCGTGGCCCTGGGCTTCGCCGCCGTGGAGAACGTCCTCTACTACGGGCGGGCTGCGGCCGACGGTGGCCTGGCCGGGATGGGCGCCAACTTCGTGCTGCGCGGCATCCTCTTTCCGTGGGGCCACCCGGTCTACACCTCCATGACGGGCATCGGCTTCGGCCTGGCGCGCGAGGGGCGGCACAAGGCCATCCGCGTGCTCGGGCCGCTCGTGGGCTACGGCCTCGCGGTCATGCTGCACGCCATGTGGAACGGCGGCGCCACGTTCGCGGGCATGAGCGAAGAGGGCGGCGCCATCTTCTGCTTCAGCATCTTGATCTGGTTCGCGTTCGTCACCGCGTTCATCGGCATGATCATCGCCCTGGTGCGCCGCCGCGGGCGCATCCTGCGGGCGCACCTGCTGGACGAGGTGGCCCTCGGCAACATCACCACGACCGAGCTCGACATCGTGACCAGCGCCTTCGGCCTGCTGAACTTCCGCATGAAGTACGGCAGCCAGGGGGCCGAGTTCATCCGCGCCATCGCGCGTCTCTCGCTGTCCAAGTGGCACACCACGCGGGCCCAGTCGCAGAACACGCACACCGTGAGCATGGACTTCATCCTGCCGCTGCGCGTGAAGATCGCGAAGGGCCGGCAGGCGCTCGCCCAGCGCGGATACCGCTGA
- a CDS encoding TetR/AcrR family transcriptional regulator yields MPPKAPQRYHHGDLRPTLLREAQAMVREVGLDGLSLRQLGLRVGVSASALYHHFDNKNALLCALAEEGFTTLDQVLQDGARDVSGSARDQTLRFVRAYVGYAAAHPEVYDLMFGRSIWKAGEPTESLRALAFETFRRYVDYVSAMDPAVGRGKAGLRRAQARWACVHGLCRLVIDGVYADGADLAGMTAATADLLVGAD; encoded by the coding sequence ATGCCCCCCAAGGCCCCCCAGCGCTACCACCACGGCGACCTGCGCCCCACGCTGCTGCGCGAGGCCCAGGCCATGGTGCGCGAGGTGGGCCTGGACGGGCTCTCCCTGCGCCAGCTGGGGCTGCGCGTGGGGGTCAGCGCGTCGGCGCTCTACCACCACTTCGACAACAAGAACGCGCTGCTCTGCGCGTTGGCCGAGGAGGGCTTCACCACCCTCGACCAGGTGCTGCAGGACGGGGCGCGCGACGTGTCGGGCAGCGCGCGCGACCAGACGCTGCGCTTCGTGCGGGCCTACGTGGGCTACGCCGCGGCGCACCCCGAGGTCTACGACCTCATGTTCGGGCGCAGCATCTGGAAGGCGGGCGAGCCCACCGAGAGCCTGCGCGCGCTCGCGTTCGAGACGTTTCGCCGCTACGTGGACTACGTGAGCGCCATGGACCCTGCCGTGGGCCGCGGGAAGGCCGGCCTGCGGCGCGCACAGGCTCGGTGGGCGTGCGTGCACGGGCTCTGCCGCTTGGTCATCGACGGGGTCTACGCCGACGGCGCAGACCTGGCCGGGATGACGGCGGCCACGGCGGACCTGCTGGTGGGCGCGGACTGA
- a CDS encoding NADPH-dependent 2,4-dienoyl-CoA reductase, which produces MNQPFPNLLAPLDLGFTTLRNRVVMGSMHTGLEDRFWNYPKLAAYFAERAKGGVGLMVTGGLSVNRRAWFYPGSGVVNQPGDVLPHQLVTRAVHEHGGKIALQLIHTGRYAHHPWSVSASAKKSPINPFKPKAMSEAQILSTIDDFARSAAIAKRAGYDGVEIMGSEGYLLNQFACRRVNERKDRWGGDIHGRMRFPVEIVRAVRREVGPDFIVMYRLSILDLVEGGNTYDEVETMAKALVEAGITLLNTGIGWHEARVPTIVTSVPRGAFREVTARLKRAVSVPVIASNRINTPEVAESILANGEADMVSMARPLLADPHFVMKAAAGRPETINTCIACNQACLDHTFSLKRATCMVNPRAARESELLYERASMPRRIAVVGAGMAGLSAATVAAERGHHVTLFEAASAIGGQFRMAAAVPGKEEFRETLRYFEHEVKRTGVTLRLDTRASQQELQGFDEVIVATGVVPRVPSIPGIEHPKVLRYTDVLRDKKPVGKRVAVIGAGGIGVDVCEYLLQDPDMSLEAWCAEWGVDPSGDSPGGLREPHVEKPRRTITMLQRSEGLKKMGSGPGRTTGWVHKIALQRGGVRMLDGVTYERIDDQGLHIRREGKAELLEVDHIILCAGQVSLRDLVPEGAGKRGKRERGGVHVIGGADLAAELDAKRAIAQGAELAARL; this is translated from the coding sequence ATGAACCAGCCCTTCCCGAACCTGCTCGCGCCCTTGGATCTCGGCTTCACCACGCTGCGCAACCGCGTGGTCATGGGCTCCATGCACACCGGCCTCGAGGACCGCTTCTGGAACTACCCGAAGCTGGCGGCGTACTTCGCCGAGCGCGCCAAGGGCGGCGTGGGCCTCATGGTCACCGGCGGGCTCAGCGTGAACCGCCGCGCGTGGTTCTACCCGGGCTCCGGCGTGGTGAACCAGCCCGGCGACGTGCTGCCGCACCAGCTGGTCACGCGCGCGGTGCACGAGCACGGCGGCAAGATCGCGCTCCAGCTCATCCACACGGGGCGCTACGCGCACCACCCGTGGTCGGTGTCGGCCAGCGCCAAGAAGTCGCCCATCAACCCGTTCAAACCGAAGGCCATGAGCGAGGCGCAGATCCTCTCCACCATCGACGACTTCGCGCGCAGCGCGGCCATCGCCAAGCGTGCCGGCTACGACGGCGTGGAGATCATGGGCAGCGAGGGCTACCTGCTGAACCAGTTCGCGTGCCGCCGCGTGAACGAGCGCAAGGACCGCTGGGGCGGCGACATTCACGGGCGCATGCGCTTCCCCGTCGAGATCGTGCGCGCCGTGCGCCGCGAGGTGGGCCCGGACTTCATCGTGATGTACCGCCTGTCCATCCTGGACCTGGTGGAGGGTGGCAACACCTACGACGAGGTGGAGACCATGGCGAAGGCGCTGGTGGAGGCCGGCATCACGCTGCTCAACACCGGCATCGGCTGGCACGAGGCGCGCGTGCCCACCATCGTGACGTCCGTGCCGCGGGGGGCGTTCCGCGAGGTCACGGCACGCCTCAAGCGCGCCGTCAGCGTGCCGGTGATCGCCTCCAACCGCATCAACACGCCCGAGGTGGCCGAGTCCATCTTGGCCAACGGCGAGGCCGACATGGTGTCCATGGCGCGCCCGCTGCTGGCGGACCCGCACTTCGTGATGAAGGCCGCCGCCGGGCGCCCCGAGACCATCAACACGTGCATCGCTTGCAACCAGGCGTGCCTCGACCACACCTTCTCGCTGAAGCGCGCCACCTGCATGGTGAACCCGCGCGCCGCGCGCGAGAGCGAGCTGCTGTACGAGCGGGCCAGCATGCCGCGCCGCATCGCCGTGGTGGGTGCTGGCATGGCGGGCCTCTCGGCCGCCACCGTCGCCGCCGAGCGCGGCCACCACGTCACCCTGTTCGAAGCCGCGAGCGCGATTGGTGGGCAGTTCCGCATGGCCGCGGCCGTGCCGGGCAAGGAAGAGTTCCGCGAGACGCTGCGCTACTTCGAGCACGAGGTGAAGCGCACGGGCGTCACGCTGCGCCTCGACACACGGGCCAGCCAGCAGGAGCTGCAGGGCTTCGACGAGGTCATCGTGGCCACCGGCGTGGTGCCGCGCGTGCCCAGCATTCCCGGCATCGAGCACCCGAAGGTGCTGCGTTATACCGACGTGCTGCGCGACAAGAAGCCCGTGGGCAAGCGCGTGGCCGTCATCGGCGCGGGCGGCATCGGCGTGGACGTGTGCGAGTACCTGCTGCAGGACCCGGACATGAGCCTCGAGGCCTGGTGCGCCGAGTGGGGCGTGGACCCGAGCGGCGACTCCCCCGGCGGCCTGCGCGAGCCCCACGTGGAGAAGCCGCGCCGCACCATCACCATGCTGCAGCGCAGCGAGGGCCTGAAGAAAATGGGCTCCGGCCCCGGCCGCACCACCGGCTGGGTGCACAAGATCGCGCTCCAGCGGGGCGGCGTGCGCATGCTGGACGGCGTGACCTACGAGCGCATCGACGACCAGGGCCTGCACATCCGCCGCGAGGGCAAGGCCGAGCTGCTCGAGGTGGACCACATCATCCTGTGCGCCGGGCAGGTGTCCTTGCGCGACCTGGTGCCCGAGGGCGCCGGCAAGCGCGGCAAGCGCGAGCGGGGTGGCGTGCACGTGATCGGCGGCGCGGACCTGGCCGCCGAGCTGGACGCGAAGCGGGCCATCGCGCAGGGCGCCGAGCTGGCCGCGCGGCTGTGA
- a CDS encoding glycoside hydrolase family protein: MMLRATSSLLSLALLTSAGCSDATNSGSDGGARDGGTRDLGSRDASQDGSVWARSGCKRGIAYGHHTVADLTAIQSSVAWWYNWADRPDVDLRDGAYRTAGVEYLPMIWGATFDADDVIANIPADTEWLLGFNEPNFGSQADISASAAAALWPEVERVADTLGLSIVSPAVNFCGGDCQDTSPFDYLDDFFAACDGCRVDAVAFHIYVGCNPAGDNKAEWLINHIETYKARFSQPLWLTEFACDDAGSFADQVAFMEDAVAYLESEPRIARYAWFSGRFEGIPYVDLLGDDGELTPLGEAYVNAPTGAGCVE; the protein is encoded by the coding sequence ATGATGCTTCGCGCCACCTCGAGCCTGCTGAGCCTCGCGCTCCTGACCAGCGCGGGCTGCTCCGACGCCACCAACAGCGGAAGCGACGGCGGCGCACGCGACGGAGGCACGCGCGACCTGGGCAGCCGCGACGCCAGCCAAGACGGCTCGGTGTGGGCGCGCTCGGGCTGCAAGCGCGGCATCGCCTATGGGCACCACACGGTGGCTGACCTCACCGCTATCCAGTCGAGCGTGGCCTGGTGGTACAACTGGGCCGACCGCCCCGACGTGGACCTGCGCGACGGCGCCTACCGCACGGCGGGCGTGGAGTACCTGCCCATGATCTGGGGGGCCACCTTCGACGCCGACGACGTCATCGCGAACATCCCCGCCGACACCGAGTGGCTGCTGGGCTTCAACGAGCCCAACTTCGGGTCCCAAGCCGACATCTCCGCCAGCGCCGCCGCTGCGCTGTGGCCCGAGGTGGAGCGCGTGGCCGACACGCTGGGGCTCTCCATCGTGTCGCCCGCCGTGAACTTCTGCGGTGGCGACTGCCAGGACACCAGCCCCTTCGACTACCTGGACGACTTCTTCGCCGCCTGCGACGGCTGCCGCGTGGACGCCGTGGCCTTCCACATCTACGTGGGCTGCAACCCCGCGGGGGACAACAAGGCCGAGTGGCTCATCAACCACATCGAGACCTACAAGGCGCGCTTCTCGCAGCCCCTCTGGCTCACCGAGTTCGCCTGCGACGACGCCGGCAGCTTCGCCGACCAGGTGGCCTTCATGGAAGACGCCGTGGCGTACCTCGAGAGCGAGCCACGCATCGCGCGCTACGCGTGGTTCTCCGGACGCTTCGAGGGCATCCCCTACGTGGACCTGCTGGGCGACGACGGCGAGCTCACACCGCTCGGCGAGGCCTATGTGAACGCCCCGACGGGCGCGGGCTGCGTGGAGTAG
- a CDS encoding FAD-binding oxidoreductase, whose product MKNDSRLEAWVEQHRELLLISERVARSARPTRWSRASSAGATLPDPAAHSARVSRVASEVKQYADKRAREGAAAVGPLRTDRKPNASLNTRATDKSRASTVQMGDLRAILGVNRERGTVHVEPFATTGEVATYLDAQGLQLEATIEMEDATLGGLVLAIGMTTHSHVSGLVHDTVEAYELVTAHGEILRVTRDGEHADLFRALPWSHGTLGLLVALELRVIPAPTHVRLVYRPFFDLDEYCREHERLLRLDSPPFFLEAQVFGRHRAVILEGYLASPDEVASGRLPINDVNHWRKPFFFKHVESMLALPAGSRVEELVPTYSFLMRHERSMCMTLGQLLPTANERWFRNTLGWTLPPNLRVLKSLRPEGERERALRKQIYQDFAFPAEHLREMLTHVDQTFEIYPLLVYPCRVVDRGGMVRVKGQHGQPWDQQERSALYLNFGIYGFPRAIREGAENYPTITKVRELEAMVRDRGGFLHTYVDVLSTEAEFETMFDHGLWRAMRTRYGAEGVLPTIFE is encoded by the coding sequence ATGAAGAACGACAGCCGGCTCGAAGCGTGGGTGGAGCAGCACCGTGAGCTGCTCTTGATCTCCGAGCGTGTTGCCCGCTCGGCAAGGCCTACTCGGTGGTCGAGAGCTTCGAGCGCAGGCGCAACGCTCCCCGACCCGGCGGCGCACAGTGCGCGCGTGAGCCGTGTGGCCAGCGAGGTGAAGCAGTACGCCGACAAGCGCGCGCGCGAGGGCGCAGCGGCGGTGGGTCCCCTGCGCACCGACCGCAAGCCCAACGCTTCGCTGAACACGCGTGCCACGGACAAGTCGCGCGCGTCCACGGTTCAGATGGGGGACCTGCGCGCCATCCTCGGCGTGAACCGCGAGCGCGGCACCGTGCACGTGGAGCCCTTCGCCACTACCGGCGAGGTCGCCACCTACCTCGACGCGCAGGGGCTGCAGCTCGAGGCCACCATCGAGATGGAGGACGCCACGCTGGGCGGGCTGGTGCTGGCCATCGGCATGACCACCCACTCGCACGTGTCGGGGCTCGTGCACGACACGGTCGAGGCCTACGAGCTGGTGACCGCGCACGGCGAGATCCTCCGCGTCACGCGCGATGGCGAGCACGCCGACCTCTTCCGCGCGCTCCCGTGGAGCCACGGCACGCTGGGCTTGTTGGTGGCCCTCGAGCTGCGCGTGATCCCGGCCCCCACGCACGTGCGCTTGGTGTACCGCCCCTTCTTCGACCTGGACGAGTACTGCCGCGAGCACGAGCGCCTGCTCCGGCTGGACTCGCCGCCGTTCTTCCTGGAAGCGCAGGTCTTCGGTCGCCACCGCGCCGTGATCCTCGAGGGCTACCTGGCCTCTCCCGACGAGGTGGCCAGCGGCCGGCTGCCCATCAACGACGTGAACCACTGGCGCAAGCCCTTCTTCTTCAAGCACGTGGAGAGCATGCTCGCGCTCCCCGCCGGCTCCCGCGTGGAGGAGCTCGTTCCGACCTACTCGTTCCTGATGCGGCACGAGCGCAGCATGTGCATGACGCTCGGGCAGCTGCTGCCCACGGCCAACGAGAGGTGGTTCCGCAACACGCTCGGCTGGACGCTGCCGCCCAACCTGCGCGTGCTCAAGTCGCTGCGGCCCGAGGGCGAGCGGGAGCGGGCGTTGCGCAAGCAGATCTACCAGGACTTCGCGTTCCCCGCCGAGCACCTGCGCGAGATGCTGACCCACGTGGACCAGACCTTCGAGATCTACCCGTTGCTCGTCTATCCGTGCCGCGTGGTGGACCGTGGCGGCATGGTCCGCGTGAAGGGGCAGCATGGCCAGCCGTGGGACCAGCAGGAGCGCAGCGCCCTCTACCTGAACTTCGGCATCTACGGGTTCCCGCGCGCCATCCGCGAAGGCGCAGAGAACTACCCCACCATCACCAAGGTGCGCGAGCTCGAGGCGATGGTGCGCGACCGCGGCGGCTTCCTGCACACGTACGTGGACGTGCTGAGCACCGAAGCCGAGTTCGAGACCATGTTCGACCACGGCCTGTGGCGCGCGATGCGCACGCGCTACGGCGCGGAGGGGGTGCTGCCGACGATCTTCGAGTAG
- a CDS encoding SDR family NAD(P)-dependent oxidoreductase: MSRRVAIVTGASSGIGYATALQLAQGGFDVVLSARREELLHELARAVEAHGAKAHVVAADLAEGADTTHLAQSALERFGEVDLLVNNAGYGPPFPLEQMDRDALRHVFDVNLLAGMQLVGELTPMWRSRGGGRVINMSSLTRYVASPVTSAYAATKAGMEAATRALRIELAPWNVQLSVIIPGFVDTPTFDKAREAGREAREDRANPYQAYLERLDGFAQTQLVRAISPDAVARVVLKAANAKRPQERYFVPFSSRVAALTLGGMPASLREAILKKLYRWEPDSAAHRPRTP, encoded by the coding sequence GTGAGCCGGCGTGTCGCCATCGTTACGGGGGCGTCGTCGGGCATCGGCTACGCCACCGCGCTGCAGCTCGCGCAGGGCGGCTTCGACGTGGTGCTCTCGGCTCGCCGCGAGGAACTGCTGCACGAGCTCGCGCGCGCCGTCGAAGCGCATGGCGCGAAGGCTCACGTGGTCGCGGCCGATCTCGCTGAGGGCGCCGACACCACCCACCTCGCCCAGAGCGCGCTCGAACGCTTCGGGGAGGTGGACCTGCTGGTGAACAACGCGGGCTACGGGCCGCCGTTCCCGCTCGAGCAGATGGACCGCGACGCGCTCCGCCACGTGTTCGACGTGAACCTGCTGGCCGGCATGCAGCTGGTGGGGGAGCTCACGCCCATGTGGCGCTCGCGTGGTGGCGGCCGCGTGATCAACATGAGCTCCCTCACGCGCTACGTGGCGTCGCCCGTCACCAGCGCCTACGCCGCGACCAAAGCGGGCATGGAGGCGGCCACGCGCGCGCTTCGCATCGAGCTCGCGCCGTGGAACGTGCAGCTCTCCGTGATCATCCCGGGCTTCGTGGACACGCCCACGTTCGACAAGGCGCGCGAAGCAGGGCGCGAGGCCCGTGAAGACCGAGCCAATCCGTATCAGGCCTACCTCGAGCGCCTCGACGGGTTCGCTCAGACTCAGCTCGTGCGCGCCATCTCGCCGGACGCGGTGGCACGCGTGGTGCTGAAGGCCGCCAACGCCAAGCGTCCCCAGGAGCGCTACTTCGTGCCGTTCTCGTCACGCGTGGCAGCGCTGACCCTCGGGGGCATGCCCGCGTCGTTACGCGAAGCGATCCTGAAGAAGCTGTACCGCTGGGAGCCCGACTCCGCAGCCCACCGCCCGAGGACACCATGA
- a CDS encoding TetR/AcrR family transcriptional regulator gives MTSTAGRRPNTRSADTRTKLLETAERLFALEGIDAVSLRRVATEAGQRNCNALQYHFGTRELLIDAIVEARMTPLNQRRRALLEEALGRTKGKPSVEDLVVALVVPMVEQLLDVERGSSYVRFMGELFARGEAKGALATPRPWNDAFFETVSHLRRALSSIPEDVLGTRIFLMAGQMVQATAAAELEVRDLEGDARAARVTRFAEQLVDYVAGALAAPSRASLVGRVGPGLVGPRPVTSTGVPS, from the coding sequence GTGACGAGCACCGCCGGTCGCCGCCCCAACACGCGCAGCGCGGACACCCGCACGAAGCTGCTGGAGACGGCCGAGCGGCTGTTCGCGCTCGAGGGCATCGACGCGGTGTCGCTGCGCCGCGTCGCGACCGAGGCCGGGCAGCGCAACTGCAATGCGCTCCAGTACCACTTCGGCACCCGCGAGCTGTTGATCGACGCCATCGTCGAGGCGCGCATGACGCCCCTCAACCAGCGACGCCGCGCGTTGCTCGAAGAGGCCCTCGGGCGCACCAAGGGCAAGCCGAGCGTGGAAGACCTGGTGGTGGCGCTGGTCGTGCCCATGGTCGAGCAGCTGCTGGATGTGGAGCGCGGGTCCAGCTACGTGCGCTTCATGGGCGAGCTCTTCGCGCGCGGCGAAGCGAAGGGCGCGCTGGCCACGCCGCGTCCTTGGAACGACGCCTTCTTCGAGACCGTCTCGCACCTGCGCCGCGCGCTCTCGTCCATCCCCGAAGACGTCCTCGGCACCCGCATCTTCCTCATGGCGGGGCAGATGGTGCAGGCCACGGCGGCGGCCGAGCTCGAGGTGCGCGACCTCGAGGGAGACGCCCGCGCCGCCCGCGTCACGCGCTTCGCCGAGCAGCTGGTGGACTACGTGGCGGGTGCCCTCGCTGCGCCGAGCCGCGCCTCGCTGGTGGGGCGCGTGGGACCAGGACTCGTCGGGCCCCGACCTGTGACGAGCACGGGGGTGCCTTCGTGA
- a CDS encoding DUF1214 domain-containing protein, with translation MPADMPAPGPLTEAELAEKFARVGQYVIDTADLSASLSVFALMNPVTDARMRKGGEVVDGEVDAERMARNEALLESIDPSVILGHMPTPDIDYTGASFELADDEAVIVTGTAPRARYWSVQVFNRWLESPDYRFRRVSLNSAQVTLDADGTFRIVIAARDPGVPNWLDTAGLAAGQIALRALLSEDELDVEFHRVKLADVS, from the coding sequence GTGCCGGCGGACATGCCCGCGCCAGGGCCCCTGACCGAGGCAGAGCTGGCGGAGAAGTTTGCGCGGGTGGGTCAGTACGTCATCGACACGGCCGATCTCTCGGCTTCGCTGTCGGTCTTTGCGCTGATGAACCCCGTCACCGACGCGCGCATGCGCAAAGGCGGCGAGGTGGTGGACGGTGAGGTCGATGCGGAGCGCATGGCCCGCAACGAGGCGCTGCTCGAGAGCATCGACCCGAGCGTGATCCTGGGCCACATGCCCACGCCCGACATCGACTACACGGGCGCCTCCTTCGAGCTGGCCGACGACGAGGCGGTGATCGTGACGGGCACGGCGCCGCGCGCGCGCTACTGGTCGGTGCAGGTCTTCAACCGCTGGCTCGAGTCCCCCGACTACCGCTTCCGGCGGGTGTCGCTCAACTCGGCCCAGGTCACGCTCGACGCCGACGGCACCTTCCGCATCGTGATCGCCGCGCGCGACCCGGGGGTCCCGAACTGGCTCGACACGGCAGGCCTCGCGGCAGGCCAGATCGCGCTGCGTGCCCTGCTGAGCGAAGACGAACTCGATGTCGAGTTTCACCGCGTGAAGCTAGCGGACGTGTCGTGA
- a CDS encoding DUF1214 domain-containing protein — MSTEPVMTSVSERAFLSLLDQLREAASVVTGPKGAQSERERAEGFRYLTRVLRSSLEMHLESDDPLRPQLTRMLSPTKKFLGDNPDTDYDYVALDPREQYVIRGRKTDVTYLGFCVYSRAEEGGIEVGSNLSDAELELGEDGSFEIHLSAERPAGAKHWLELPERAYAMLVRQYFFDRQRETRAPSPSSACRRTCPRQGP, encoded by the coding sequence ATGAGCACAGAACCCGTGATGACCAGCGTGAGTGAGCGCGCCTTCCTGAGCCTGCTAGACCAGCTGCGCGAGGCCGCCTCGGTGGTGACGGGGCCGAAGGGCGCCCAGTCCGAGCGCGAGCGGGCCGAGGGGTTTCGCTACCTCACGCGCGTGCTGCGCTCGTCGCTCGAGATGCACCTCGAGAGCGACGACCCGCTGCGCCCTCAGCTGACGCGCATGCTGTCGCCCACCAAGAAGTTCCTGGGGGACAACCCCGACACCGACTACGACTACGTGGCGCTCGATCCGCGTGAGCAGTACGTGATCCGCGGGCGCAAGACCGACGTCACCTATCTGGGCTTCTGCGTCTACAGCCGCGCCGAGGAGGGGGGCATCGAAGTCGGCAGCAACCTGTCGGACGCGGAGCTCGAGCTGGGCGAGGATGGCAGCTTCGAGATCCACCTGTCGGCCGAGCGCCCCGCGGGGGCCAAGCACTGGCTAGAGCTGCCAGAGCGGGCGTACGCCATGCTGGTGCGCCAGTACTTCTTCGATCGGCAGCGGGAGACGCGCGCCCCTTCACCATCGAGCGCGTGCCGGCGGACATGCCCGCGCCAGGGCCCCTGA